In Leptospira stimsonii, a single window of DNA contains:
- a CDS encoding AMP-dependent synthetase/ligase codes for MYKNLADMLIQSTEKFGDRPVFWSKGEDKEFHPTSYKQLYDMGIALAEALIHLGLKAREHVAVLADNRLEWIITDYAVQFSGAANVPRGTDVTESELEYILNHSEAKIVFIENDKMLEKFNKVKSKIPKIETIVIMDKASTAKGKNIHRIYDLIEEGKALRAKGGRKAEKRIEEIKPEDLFTLIYTSGTTGMPKGVMLMHSNMIHQMIYVVPMLLTDIKPTDSMLSILPIWHIFERVNEYGAISSGIQTYYTKVSDLKNDLAKAKPSFMASAPRVWESVYTGIYNKVNDPKQTPPVRRALFKLAYFFSKHYNASLRFLKGLEVDYENRNIFKSLAIGIKSFFVVLLTGPFTVSALAILAYLALPAYGIHLPNALFFTIAGLGLILNAKTLDTVVLSKIRAATGGRLKGSMSGGGALQSHVDNFFNDIGMLVLEGYGMTETSPVISVRPFVKPIIGSVGFLVPKSELMIKDENGNVLTHINDKYEVLAGKLGQKGVVFVKGPQVMKGYFKNPEVTKKTIVDGWMNTGDIGFINYKKTLTLTGRAKDTVVLLGGENVEPVPIENKMDESPFIKQSMVIGQDQKVLGAIIVPDVDQLAEWCKENGIDVSKVEELIKHPKVIDFYKKEVRNYNSTKTGFKSFEQVQHVILTKKPFEVGDELTNLLKMKRHVITEKYSKEIKKVYDKD; via the coding sequence ATGTATAAAAACCTCGCGGATATGTTAATACAATCCACCGAGAAATTTGGAGATCGACCCGTATTCTGGAGCAAGGGAGAGGATAAAGAATTCCACCCTACCTCTTATAAACAGTTGTACGATATGGGAATTGCACTTGCTGAAGCTTTGATCCACTTAGGGCTGAAAGCTAGAGAGCACGTTGCCGTATTAGCGGATAACCGACTCGAATGGATTATTACGGATTATGCCGTTCAGTTTTCCGGCGCGGCTAACGTTCCGAGAGGAACCGATGTAACGGAATCTGAATTGGAGTATATCTTAAACCATTCGGAAGCAAAAATCGTGTTCATTGAAAACGATAAGATGCTCGAAAAGTTTAACAAGGTAAAATCTAAGATTCCTAAAATTGAAACGATCGTCATTATGGACAAGGCTTCCACCGCAAAAGGAAAGAACATCCATAGAATTTACGATCTGATCGAAGAAGGAAAAGCGCTCCGCGCCAAAGGTGGTAGAAAAGCCGAAAAAAGAATCGAGGAAATCAAGCCCGAAGATCTTTTTACTTTGATCTACACTTCAGGTACAACGGGAATGCCGAAAGGTGTAATGCTTATGCATTCCAATATGATCCATCAGATGATATACGTCGTGCCGATGCTTTTGACCGATATAAAACCTACGGACAGTATGCTTTCTATATTACCGATTTGGCATATATTCGAACGAGTAAACGAATATGGTGCGATTTCGAGCGGTATTCAAACCTACTACACGAAAGTTTCCGACCTAAAAAATGACTTAGCAAAGGCCAAGCCATCTTTTATGGCTTCTGCCCCTCGCGTTTGGGAAAGCGTTTATACCGGGATTTACAATAAAGTAAACGATCCGAAACAAACGCCTCCCGTTCGAAGAGCCTTGTTCAAATTGGCGTATTTCTTTTCGAAACACTACAATGCTTCTCTTAGATTCTTAAAAGGATTAGAAGTGGATTATGAAAACAGGAATATTTTCAAATCCTTAGCGATCGGAATCAAATCCTTCTTTGTGGTGCTTCTAACAGGACCGTTTACCGTAAGTGCGCTCGCGATCTTGGCATATTTGGCGCTTCCGGCCTATGGAATTCATCTTCCAAATGCGCTTTTCTTTACGATTGCCGGTCTCGGTCTGATCTTGAACGCAAAAACCTTGGACACGGTGGTTCTTTCTAAAATCCGCGCCGCAACGGGCGGACGACTGAAGGGATCTATGTCCGGAGGAGGAGCTCTTCAATCTCACGTGGATAACTTCTTCAACGATATCGGAATGCTCGTTCTTGAAGGTTACGGAATGACGGAAACAAGCCCCGTGATTTCCGTGCGTCCATTCGTAAAACCGATCATTGGATCCGTAGGGTTCTTAGTTCCGAAATCGGAATTGATGATCAAAGACGAAAACGGAAATGTTCTAACGCACATCAACGATAAGTATGAAGTTCTCGCCGGAAAGTTGGGACAGAAGGGAGTCGTCTTTGTAAAAGGACCTCAAGTAATGAAAGGCTATTTTAAGAATCCGGAAGTTACTAAGAAAACCATCGTCGACGGTTGGATGAATACGGGAGATATCGGATTCATCAACTATAAGAAGACCCTTACTCTTACCGGAAGAGCGAAGGACACAGTCGTACTTTTGGGCGGGGAAAACGTAGAACCGGTGCCGATCGAGAACAAGATGGATGAATCACCTTTTATCAAACAATCGATGGTGATCGGTCAGGATCAGAAAGTTCTCGGTGCGATCATCGTACCGGACGTGGACCAATTGGCCGAATGGTGCAAGGAAAATGGAATCGACGTCTCCAAAGTGGAAGAATTGATCAAACATCCAAAAGTGATCGATTTTTATAAAAAGGAAGTTCGCAACTACAATAGTACGAAAACGGGATTCAAATCGTTTGAACAGGTTCAACACGTAATTCTTACAAAGAAACCGTTCGAAGTAGGAGACGAGTTGACCAACCTTCTTAAAATGAAACGCCACGTGATCACGGAAAAATACAGTAAGGAAATCAAGAAAGTCTACGATAAAGACTGA
- a CDS encoding c-type cytochrome, which produces MKFFWILLKVTTLTIFLILIGGFSFLYIKYPDIGKKEEIKIEHTPEQIRRGEYLVKHVAACLGCHTGDKNNLKLYYPIVKNIGAGNGKFLGLPGDFYSKNITPALTGLKNWTDTDIFYAITAGVSKDGTPLFPLMPYENYAQMDKEDIYSIIAYIRTIPPVENQVEKSKPDFPMNLIMRTIPKAPEFSQRPEPEDTVAYGKYLYTLASCDHCHTQKINGKSLEGMEHAGGFELPLSTGGKVRSTNITPDIQTGIGLWTRENFIARFKASVARAKANPDIKPGEFNSLMPWLEYAGMTDQDLGAIFAYLMSSKPVSNKIQIFEK; this is translated from the coding sequence ATGAAATTCTTTTGGATACTCTTAAAAGTAACGACCCTAACGATTTTCTTGATCTTAATCGGTGGATTCAGTTTTTTATATATAAAATATCCTGATATCGGTAAAAAAGAAGAAATCAAAATAGAACACACTCCCGAACAAATTCGAAGAGGAGAATATTTAGTAAAGCACGTTGCCGCCTGCTTAGGTTGTCACACAGGAGATAAAAACAATCTAAAACTATATTACCCAATCGTTAAAAACATTGGAGCGGGAAACGGAAAATTTTTAGGACTACCCGGCGATTTTTATTCCAAAAACATCACCCCTGCATTGACCGGTTTGAAGAATTGGACGGACACCGATATTTTTTACGCGATAACGGCCGGAGTCTCTAAAGACGGCACGCCTCTTTTTCCACTGATGCCTTACGAAAATTATGCGCAAATGGATAAGGAAGATATTTATTCTATCATAGCTTATATCAGAACGATTCCTCCCGTTGAAAACCAAGTAGAAAAATCAAAACCGGATTTTCCCATGAATTTGATCATGAGAACCATACCGAAGGCTCCTGAATTTTCGCAAAGACCTGAGCCGGAAGACACCGTTGCCTACGGAAAATATTTGTACACGTTGGCTTCTTGCGATCACTGCCATACGCAAAAAATAAACGGCAAATCCCTTGAAGGAATGGAACACGCAGGCGGTTTTGAATTACCTTTATCTACTGGTGGAAAAGTGAGAAGTACGAACATCACTCCAGATATTCAAACTGGTATCGGTCTTTGGACACGAGAGAATTTCATTGCAAGATTTAAGGCAAGCGTAGCGAGAGCAAAGGCTAATCCGGATATCAAGCCTGGAGAGTTTAACAGCTTAATGCCTTGGTTGGAATACGCCGGTATGACGGACCAAGATTTAGGGGCCATCTTTGCCTACCTCATGAGTTCTAAGCCAGTCTCTAACAAGATTCAAATTTTTGAAAAATAA
- a CDS encoding LIC_10091 family lipoprotein: MFHNKMVPMILSGLIAFSTFCKAPPPRDPWYVPPLDEKEKIFLAPLITDNFDSKDLGGRHYPASNELRIDLFKPYIENLEGGYLGAGTDQNFTFIAWAKSKYAWLMDFDYTICLINRIHLLFFKLASDPESFRELWSRKNKNSSFELLKKEWGNDPEWNLIREAWEVAHRGKSDIPQRWNELDRTSQKFGLKTFIHSQEEYNYVRNMVIQGRIQILKGDINADKSMRSVSERAARLKVPIRVVYLSNIEDYFSYTPGFRDNLLSLPTDEKGIVIRTMQNGTKEEYGSPDGEKIPVDYPLHYNVQQLRNLQQWMLLPGHLHKGIIMQFRIPVQKGLSEIKSSPSETIK, encoded by the coding sequence ATGTTTCATAATAAAATGGTCCCGATGATTCTATCGGGATTGATCGCATTCTCGACTTTCTGCAAAGCCCCGCCTCCCCGTGATCCATGGTACGTTCCTCCTTTGGATGAAAAGGAAAAAATCTTTCTTGCTCCATTGATCACGGATAATTTCGACTCAAAAGATCTTGGAGGAAGACACTATCCTGCATCCAACGAACTGAGAATCGATCTTTTCAAACCTTATATAGAAAACTTGGAAGGCGGATATCTCGGAGCCGGAACAGATCAGAATTTTACATTTATCGCTTGGGCAAAAAGTAAATATGCTTGGCTCATGGATTTTGATTATACGATCTGTCTTATCAATCGAATTCATCTTCTATTTTTTAAGTTGGCCTCGGACCCTGAATCCTTCAGAGAACTCTGGTCCAGAAAGAATAAAAATTCTTCCTTTGAATTGTTAAAGAAAGAATGGGGAAACGATCCGGAATGGAATCTCATTCGAGAAGCCTGGGAGGTCGCGCACCGAGGAAAATCCGATATTCCACAAAGATGGAACGAACTCGATCGAACCTCTCAAAAATTCGGATTGAAGACTTTCATCCATTCTCAGGAAGAATACAACTACGTTCGGAACATGGTTATCCAAGGAAGAATCCAAATTCTAAAGGGCGATATCAATGCCGATAAAAGTATGAGATCGGTTTCGGAAAGGGCGGCGCGTTTGAAGGTTCCGATTCGAGTCGTGTATCTTTCGAACATCGAAGATTACTTTTCTTATACTCCGGGTTTTAGGGACAATCTCTTGAGTTTACCCACCGATGAAAAGGGAATCGTCATAAGAACAATGCAAAACGGAACAAAAGAAGAATACGGTTCTCCCGATGGCGAAAAAATTCCTGTGGATTATCCTTTGCACTACAACGTTCAACAATTAAGAAATCTTCAGCAGTGGATGCTTTTGCCAGGCCATCTTCATAAGGGAATTATAATGCAATTTAGAATACCGGTACAAAAAGGGTTGTCCGAAATCAAAAGTAGTCCGTCCGAAACGATCAAATGA